A single Vigna radiata var. radiata cultivar VC1973A chromosome 8, Vradiata_ver6, whole genome shotgun sequence DNA region contains:
- the LOC106771941 gene encoding probable E3 ubiquitin-protein ligase RHG1A isoform X2 → MGHRHLYSSSPMLDGEPDQNWNHMHTDQQYVNLGRSTTSDNGSFIYPMENMSIDSISFPSHWNTAPRSNGYTSTSLNIEAPSHQTDISGTSNDHFLHPSSGGMFYAVSENYVHQPSSSNYDRQSFPVADGGFIDLAMGNGRGPGPHKRKSPGVPSVCERGSTSRCFNAASANAADRPTSSELRPEKPTMDSLYMPWDHVNMTPDHVNMTPSFRGRGLSIRGESSLRNVRSRSTLDLESNLARTHLSNTHSHNSFSTGPQMDHSTMVDLSTQTSGSLTRDWSQMSVCLAHGRVPSSDANAFNHEANHFLAGNGSSNAPVDVGGFHNEFGTSRNPTAPQSFHSNCPAQPARGVRSNYSQRSTPTFRASSSLRLGRMAPSDDGLHMVAESYSSRHPRPLTTIGWHSNDRNGRSRIHSDRYRALADEVGLNDQFSFEGFMIVDRTSLYGRNMIDQHRDMRMDIDNMSYEELLALGERIGHVSTGLSEDLISKYLTETIYCSSEPSQEEEACAICLEEYKNVDDVGTLKACGHDYHVSCIRKWLSMKKVCPICKASALPEETKDK, encoded by the exons ATGGGGCATAGACATTTATATAGCTCATCTCCAATGCTTGATGGTGAACCTGACCAGAACTGGAATCATATGCATACTGATCAACAATATGTGAACCTTG GTAGGAGTACCACTTCCGACAATGGCTCTTTTATTTATCCTATGGAAAATATGTCCATAGATAGCATCTCTTTTCCATCTCATTGGAACACTGCTCCAAGGTCAAATGGGTATACCTCCACAAGTCTCAACATTGAAGCACCCTCTCATCAAACAGATATATCAGGCACTTCTAATGATCATTTTCTGCATCCATCAAGTGGTGGAATGTTTTATGCGGTGTCTGAAAATTATGTACACCAGCCTTCTAGTTCCAATTATGACAGACAATCATTTCCGGTTGCTGATGGGGGTTTTATTGATCTCGCAATGGGAAATGGGCGAGGGCCTGGGCCTCATAAGCGGAAGAGCCCTGGAGTTCCTTCAGTCTGTGAGAGAGGAAGTACAAGCAGATGTTTTAATGCTGCAAGTGCAAATGCAGCTGATCGTCCTACATCTTCAGAATTGCGGCCTGAGAAGCCCACTATGGATTCACTATATATGCCTTGGGATCATGTTAATATGACACCTGATCATGTGAATATGACACCCTCATTTAGAGGTAGAGGCCTTTCAATACGGGGTGAAAGTTCTTTAAGGAATGTGAGGAGTCGTTCTACACTTGATTTGGAGTCCAACCTGGCTAGGACCCATTTATCGAATACTCATTCACACAACTCATTCTCTACCGGTCCCCAAATGGACCATTCTACCATGGTAGATCTTTCTACTCAAACTTCTGGATCTTTGACAAGGGATTGGAGCCAAATGAGTGTGTGTCTTGCTCATGGAAGGGTGCCATCATCAG ATGCAAATGCTTTTAATCACGAGGCTAATCATTTCCTTGCTGGAAATGGTTCTAGTAATGCTCCAGTAGATGTTGGAGGTTTTCATAATGAATTTGGAACTAGCAGAAATCCTACTGCTCCACAAAGTTTTCATAGTAATTGTCCGGCTCAACCTGCTAGAGGAGTTCGCAGTAACTACTCTCAAAGATCTACTCCAACTTTTAGGGCTTCTTCCAGCTTGCGCTTGGGTCGCATGGCACCTTCTGATGATGGATTGCATATGGTGGCTGAAAGTTACTCTTCTAGACATCCAAGGCCATTGACCACCATTGGCTGGCACAGCAATGATAGAAATGGAAGGTCAAGAATACATAGTGATAGATATCGAGCATTGGCTGATGAGGTTGGTCTTAATGATCAATTTAGCTTTGAG GGTTTCATGATTGTTGATCGCACTTCACTGTATGGTAGGAATATGATTGATCAACATAGAGACATGAGGATGGACATAGACAACATGAGTTATGAG GAACTCCTTGCACTCGGAGAGAGAATAGGCCATGTGAGCACAGGATTGTCTGAGGATTTGATTTCCAAGTATTTGACAGAAACGATATACTGTTCATCCGAGCCAAgtcaagaagaagaagcttgTGCAATCTGCCTG GAAGAATATAAGAACGTGGACGATGTTGGAACGCTGAAAGCTTGTGGGCATGATTACCATGTGAGTTGCATTAGAAAATGGTTATCTATGAAGAAAGTATGTCCTATCTGCAAAGCTTCTGCTTTGCCTGAGGAAACGAAGGATAAATAA
- the LOC106771941 gene encoding probable E3 ubiquitin-protein ligase RHG1A isoform X1: MGHRHLYSSSPMLDGEPDQNWNHMHTDQQYVNLDWISIAGRSTTSDNGSFIYPMENMSIDSISFPSHWNTAPRSNGYTSTSLNIEAPSHQTDISGTSNDHFLHPSSGGMFYAVSENYVHQPSSSNYDRQSFPVADGGFIDLAMGNGRGPGPHKRKSPGVPSVCERGSTSRCFNAASANAADRPTSSELRPEKPTMDSLYMPWDHVNMTPDHVNMTPSFRGRGLSIRGESSLRNVRSRSTLDLESNLARTHLSNTHSHNSFSTGPQMDHSTMVDLSTQTSGSLTRDWSQMSVCLAHGRVPSSDANAFNHEANHFLAGNGSSNAPVDVGGFHNEFGTSRNPTAPQSFHSNCPAQPARGVRSNYSQRSTPTFRASSSLRLGRMAPSDDGLHMVAESYSSRHPRPLTTIGWHSNDRNGRSRIHSDRYRALADEVGLNDQFSFEGFMIVDRTSLYGRNMIDQHRDMRMDIDNMSYEELLALGERIGHVSTGLSEDLISKYLTETIYCSSEPSQEEEACAICLEEYKNVDDVGTLKACGHDYHVSCIRKWLSMKKVCPICKASALPEETKDK; this comes from the exons ATGGGGCATAGACATTTATATAGCTCATCTCCAATGCTTGATGGTGAACCTGACCAGAACTGGAATCATATGCATACTGATCAACAATATGTGAACCTTG ATTGGATCTCTATTGCAGGTAGGAGTACCACTTCCGACAATGGCTCTTTTATTTATCCTATGGAAAATATGTCCATAGATAGCATCTCTTTTCCATCTCATTGGAACACTGCTCCAAGGTCAAATGGGTATACCTCCACAAGTCTCAACATTGAAGCACCCTCTCATCAAACAGATATATCAGGCACTTCTAATGATCATTTTCTGCATCCATCAAGTGGTGGAATGTTTTATGCGGTGTCTGAAAATTATGTACACCAGCCTTCTAGTTCCAATTATGACAGACAATCATTTCCGGTTGCTGATGGGGGTTTTATTGATCTCGCAATGGGAAATGGGCGAGGGCCTGGGCCTCATAAGCGGAAGAGCCCTGGAGTTCCTTCAGTCTGTGAGAGAGGAAGTACAAGCAGATGTTTTAATGCTGCAAGTGCAAATGCAGCTGATCGTCCTACATCTTCAGAATTGCGGCCTGAGAAGCCCACTATGGATTCACTATATATGCCTTGGGATCATGTTAATATGACACCTGATCATGTGAATATGACACCCTCATTTAGAGGTAGAGGCCTTTCAATACGGGGTGAAAGTTCTTTAAGGAATGTGAGGAGTCGTTCTACACTTGATTTGGAGTCCAACCTGGCTAGGACCCATTTATCGAATACTCATTCACACAACTCATTCTCTACCGGTCCCCAAATGGACCATTCTACCATGGTAGATCTTTCTACTCAAACTTCTGGATCTTTGACAAGGGATTGGAGCCAAATGAGTGTGTGTCTTGCTCATGGAAGGGTGCCATCATCAG ATGCAAATGCTTTTAATCACGAGGCTAATCATTTCCTTGCTGGAAATGGTTCTAGTAATGCTCCAGTAGATGTTGGAGGTTTTCATAATGAATTTGGAACTAGCAGAAATCCTACTGCTCCACAAAGTTTTCATAGTAATTGTCCGGCTCAACCTGCTAGAGGAGTTCGCAGTAACTACTCTCAAAGATCTACTCCAACTTTTAGGGCTTCTTCCAGCTTGCGCTTGGGTCGCATGGCACCTTCTGATGATGGATTGCATATGGTGGCTGAAAGTTACTCTTCTAGACATCCAAGGCCATTGACCACCATTGGCTGGCACAGCAATGATAGAAATGGAAGGTCAAGAATACATAGTGATAGATATCGAGCATTGGCTGATGAGGTTGGTCTTAATGATCAATTTAGCTTTGAG GGTTTCATGATTGTTGATCGCACTTCACTGTATGGTAGGAATATGATTGATCAACATAGAGACATGAGGATGGACATAGACAACATGAGTTATGAG GAACTCCTTGCACTCGGAGAGAGAATAGGCCATGTGAGCACAGGATTGTCTGAGGATTTGATTTCCAAGTATTTGACAGAAACGATATACTGTTCATCCGAGCCAAgtcaagaagaagaagcttgTGCAATCTGCCTG GAAGAATATAAGAACGTGGACGATGTTGGAACGCTGAAAGCTTGTGGGCATGATTACCATGTGAGTTGCATTAGAAAATGGTTATCTATGAAGAAAGTATGTCCTATCTGCAAAGCTTCTGCTTTGCCTGAGGAAACGAAGGATAAATAA
- the LOC106771941 gene encoding probable E3 ubiquitin-protein ligase HIP1 isoform X3, whose translation MGHRHLYSSSPMLDGEPDQNWNHMHTDQQYVNLDWISIAGRSTTSDNGSFIYPMENMSIDSISFPSHWNTAPRSNGYTSTSLNIEAPSHQTDISGTSNDHFLHPSSGGMFYAVSENYVHQPSSSNYDRQSFPVADGGFIDLAMGNGRGPGPHKRKSPGVPSVCERGSTSRCFNAASANAADRPTSSELRPEKPTMDSLYMPWDHVNMTPDHVNMTPSFRGRGLSIRGESSLRNVRSRSTLDLESNLARTHLSNTHSHNSFSTGPQMDHSTMVDLSTQTSGSLTRDWSQMSVCLAHGRVPSSDANAFNHEANHFLAGNGSSNAPVDVGGFHNEFGTSRNPTAPQSFHSNCPAQPARGVRSNYSQRSTPTFRASSSLRLGRMAPSDDGLHMVAESYSSRHPRPLTTIGWHSNDRNGRSRIHSDRYRALADEGFMIVDRTSLYGRNMIDQHRDMRMDIDNMSYEELLALGERIGHVSTGLSEDLISKYLTETIYCSSEPSQEEEACAICLEEYKNVDDVGTLKACGHDYHVSCIRKWLSMKKVCPICKASALPEETKDK comes from the exons ATGGGGCATAGACATTTATATAGCTCATCTCCAATGCTTGATGGTGAACCTGACCAGAACTGGAATCATATGCATACTGATCAACAATATGTGAACCTTG ATTGGATCTCTATTGCAGGTAGGAGTACCACTTCCGACAATGGCTCTTTTATTTATCCTATGGAAAATATGTCCATAGATAGCATCTCTTTTCCATCTCATTGGAACACTGCTCCAAGGTCAAATGGGTATACCTCCACAAGTCTCAACATTGAAGCACCCTCTCATCAAACAGATATATCAGGCACTTCTAATGATCATTTTCTGCATCCATCAAGTGGTGGAATGTTTTATGCGGTGTCTGAAAATTATGTACACCAGCCTTCTAGTTCCAATTATGACAGACAATCATTTCCGGTTGCTGATGGGGGTTTTATTGATCTCGCAATGGGAAATGGGCGAGGGCCTGGGCCTCATAAGCGGAAGAGCCCTGGAGTTCCTTCAGTCTGTGAGAGAGGAAGTACAAGCAGATGTTTTAATGCTGCAAGTGCAAATGCAGCTGATCGTCCTACATCTTCAGAATTGCGGCCTGAGAAGCCCACTATGGATTCACTATATATGCCTTGGGATCATGTTAATATGACACCTGATCATGTGAATATGACACCCTCATTTAGAGGTAGAGGCCTTTCAATACGGGGTGAAAGTTCTTTAAGGAATGTGAGGAGTCGTTCTACACTTGATTTGGAGTCCAACCTGGCTAGGACCCATTTATCGAATACTCATTCACACAACTCATTCTCTACCGGTCCCCAAATGGACCATTCTACCATGGTAGATCTTTCTACTCAAACTTCTGGATCTTTGACAAGGGATTGGAGCCAAATGAGTGTGTGTCTTGCTCATGGAAGGGTGCCATCATCAG ATGCAAATGCTTTTAATCACGAGGCTAATCATTTCCTTGCTGGAAATGGTTCTAGTAATGCTCCAGTAGATGTTGGAGGTTTTCATAATGAATTTGGAACTAGCAGAAATCCTACTGCTCCACAAAGTTTTCATAGTAATTGTCCGGCTCAACCTGCTAGAGGAGTTCGCAGTAACTACTCTCAAAGATCTACTCCAACTTTTAGGGCTTCTTCCAGCTTGCGCTTGGGTCGCATGGCACCTTCTGATGATGGATTGCATATGGTGGCTGAAAGTTACTCTTCTAGACATCCAAGGCCATTGACCACCATTGGCTGGCACAGCAATGATAGAAATGGAAGGTCAAGAATACATAGTGATAGATATCGAGCATTGGCTGATGAG GGTTTCATGATTGTTGATCGCACTTCACTGTATGGTAGGAATATGATTGATCAACATAGAGACATGAGGATGGACATAGACAACATGAGTTATGAG GAACTCCTTGCACTCGGAGAGAGAATAGGCCATGTGAGCACAGGATTGTCTGAGGATTTGATTTCCAAGTATTTGACAGAAACGATATACTGTTCATCCGAGCCAAgtcaagaagaagaagcttgTGCAATCTGCCTG GAAGAATATAAGAACGTGGACGATGTTGGAACGCTGAAAGCTTGTGGGCATGATTACCATGTGAGTTGCATTAGAAAATGGTTATCTATGAAGAAAGTATGTCCTATCTGCAAAGCTTCTGCTTTGCCTGAGGAAACGAAGGATAAATAA